The stretch of DNA GTAATCACTTGAAGCAATTGGGATTGGCGATTCACAATTATCATGATGCCTCCCGGATGCTTCCCCCACGTCAGACCGGCCCGGGGACTCCGGCATTATCGGCTTCGACTGGAGCAAATCGCTGGAGTGGTTTTGTGGCGCTACTGCCGTTCATTGATCAGGCACCACTGTTTTCTCAAATCCAGTCGGTCAATCAGGTTCCCTGGGGTGGGAATGCTGTTTGGCAGGCAAAAATTCCTTCGCTGGTGTGTCCCTCCGATTCAACCGGCATTGATCCTTCGGGGTCACCGAATCAGCAGGGGTACTTGAATTATGTTTTCAGTGCGGGCGACACGCTTTCTTCGTCCGGAAGTAATTCGACCTCAACAACACCCGTAATTGTTGGTTCCCGCGGTGGCTTTGGGTCTCTGAAGTGTTACCGTTTGGCAGATATTACAGATGGCAGCAGCAATACCATTGCCATGTCAGAGGGTGTCAGGCCAACGAGAATTCGAGAAATTGGTATCCGCACTGAGTTAGCCGACGGAACCAATCCGACGTCTTGCCAGATTCAATTGCCATCGGGTTCCCGTGAGTACAGCACTGTCATACCCGTCTATCTGGGCGATACGGCCTTTGGTTATCGCTGGGCAGATGGTGCTGCATACTTTACGTCGTTTTCGACAATTCTCCCCCCCAACTCAGCCTCCTGTTTTGTGACCGCTCCAGATCACTGGGGAACTGGCTTTTTTAGTGCCAGCAGTCGTCATACAGGTGGGGTCCATGTACTGATGCTGGATGGCTCTGTGAGATTTGTCTCCGACAACATCGATACAGGGACTTTGTCGAGCCAGCCTCCTCAACCGGATACAGGGACGGCTTCTCCTTACGGTGTCTGGGGCCGCCTCGGTTCTCGTTCTGGAGGAGAAGTAATCGGTGAGTTCTAAGGGGTGTCATATGGAAACTGTTCTGACGTGAAGTTCTATGGTTTTACTTTTTCGGCACTGTTGCCGGATTTCTAGGCATTGAAGTCTTTATGTACTATATCGCCGGCGGATTATTGCTGCTCTCGATGGCTATGGTGCTCATTCACATGGTGATTGCGTACCGCGTGCTGAAATCGTTGAGTCATTGCCCACAGCCTCCCTATCCGGATGAGAAATGCCCCAAAGCGATGGTCGTGATGTGCCTGCGGGGCTCAGATCCATTTCTGGAAGCGACGCTCCGTTCCATTTTTGCACAGGATTATCCTCATTACGTCGTGAAGCTGATCGTGGATTCTGTTCACGATACAGCCTGGGGGATCGTGCATCGTATAAAGGAAGAACTTCATGCCAGTCATGTGACGATACAACCTCATCTGAAGCGGAGAGCGGGTTGCAGTCTGAAGTGCGGCAGCCAGATTGAAGCGCTGGAGACGATTGACCCGTCCATTGAAATTCTGGCATTTCTTGACGCTGATACGGTGCCGCACGCGACCTGGTTGCGAGAATTGGCCGCGGCTTTAAATCAACCGGGTGTTGGAGCTGCAACGGGGGGACGCTGGTATGCACCGGAAGCTGCCACACCTGGGGCTGTCATGCGTTATCTGTGGAATGTGGCAGCACAGGCCTTGATGACGGAACTGCATATCGCCTGGGGTGGGACTTTGGCATTTCGGCGGGAGATTTTTGATCAGTTGAAACTGGCTGATCGATGGAGCAAAGCCATCTGTGAAGACACGATGACACAGGATGCCTTGCGAGAGATGAATCTCAAGGTGCAGTTTGTACCAACGTTAATGATGGTGAATCGAGAAGATATCAGTGTAAATTCTTTCCGCCGCTGGGTGACCAGGCAATTATTAAACACCAGGCTCTATCACTCGAACTGGTGGTTTATCTTGCTGCACGGTCTCTCGGTCTTCGTGGTGGTCGAGGGCTCCTTAATCTTTTCTCTGGTGGCAGCTCTGCGTGGATACGGAAACGAGGCCTTATTGGCAATTGGGGCCGCTGTGTTATTCCAATCGACGCTCTGTCTATTGCTGTTCCTGCTGGAGAGAGCAGTTCTGAATCTTTCCAGCCCGCGTCGAAGGCTCTGGGGAGCTTGGTGGGTCTGGGCTTTGATTCCTGTCTGGATGGTCTTTGTACAAACGATGAACTTGTGGTGTGTCCTGCAAGCTCAATTTACCCGTCGGATCGAATGGCGAGGGGTGACTTATGAAGTCTTGTCACCCTTCCATATACGGATTGTTGAAGAGACGGAAGTGATTGTGTCGGCCACGCAGTCGATTTGAAGTGAATGCTGTTTGTGATCCTGGCCTTGCAGATGCCGACTGCAAATGTCGCGTAAGCGGCTCCAATAACGATCGAGAAAAGGAGAGCTGTTACTCGGCATCGGTGTGTCCAGTTCAATATGTTTGGAAATCAGCTGGCGATCATGGTGAACTTGATGGAAACTGAAATCGAAACGAGTCAATTCCTGACTGTTGATGATCGACTTGGACGTTTGATCCCTTTGGAAAGTTCTGAATTGACCGGGTCTGGTGAAACTCTGAGTGAAGTGATGGGTTCGATCCGCCCATTGGCTTTTGAACCTGAACTGGTTCCGAAAGTCTGGGGAGGCTACCGACTGCTTGAGCACGCGGCTCGTCGGCAGAAGACCTCCGATTATTCTTCATTGGTTAGCGGCAATGAGATTTGCAGGATTGGCGAATCCTGGGAGATCTCAGGCGTCGAAGGAAAATCGTCGCGTCTCAAGATGGTCAGCCAGCATCCATCGGAAAATGGTCAACAGGAGATCTGGACACTGCAGCAACTCTGGCAGAAATTCGGGGCATCACTCGCCGGCTCTTCATTCGTAACGCAGCCATCTGATGAGCAACCTCCCGAGTTTCCCTGGCTGGTCAAGCACCTGGAATGCAACGACTGGCTCTCGCTGCAGGTCCATCCCGCTGTAATTCCCGGATGTGACTCCGGTGGATTGACCGGAACGACCCAACTGAGACTGTTCAATCCAGAGTCAGCCAGCAAGACGGAGACATCAAAAGCTCGTGTCGAGTTACCAGACGAGTTTCCAGGTAAAAACGGCAAATTTGAGTTCTGGCTTGTGGTGGAAACTGCAATTGATAGTGAAGTTATTGTTGGTCCCGTGAGAGAAGATCAGCGGGAAGAGTTAGCAAAACAGGTCGAAGCGGGAGCGCGAGAATACGAACTTCTGGAAGCTGGCTTATTGACACGACTTCCAGTCGAGGCAGGACAATGGGCGATTCTGCCTCCGGGAAGCGTTCATACAGCTCGTGGAGTGACCATTCTGGAGGTTCAGACTCCTGTCGATGTGACCTACCGAATTGATGATTATGGGCGGCGTGGAAGTGATGGCGAACTGCGTACGCTTCATCCGCGGGAGGCTGCCCGGGCGATCCGTTCCGGAACTGGACTTCCACAGGTTTCACATTCGTTACTCTGGGGAAGCAATTCGAAAAGTCATGTCGATCAATCGACACAGCACAAGCAGTCATCGAGATTGATTCGGCACATCACGGCTCCCCAGGATCCTTTTCAAATTCGCTTTCAAAAGCTTGGAAACGATCTTCAAATCCTGAATCTTGAAGAAATGACCGTCTTGTGTGTGATTGATGGCGAGCTCGAATTAATCTGGAAGCATGGCACAGAACTCCTTGAGCCACGGGATGTTCGATTGCTTCCGGTCGATCTGAGAGAAGTGTCGCTCAGGTCAAAAGGAGAATCGGTATCAATTTTGCTGCTGACATCGTCTTCCTCATTCGGTGGCAACTCACCATCGAGTGTCCCACGATAAACCTGAACAGATGGTTCAAGGTCGAGAACGGATTGTTCAATACGCAGGCCCAGACAAGCCAGTGTGAACTGCACAGGAATGTTGGATTAAGGGCTATCAGGATCACAGTTATGATTCAGACGACGGGCCAGCAAAAGACAGTTTCATCGACTGAAGAGTTCTCTGGTCGTAGCCCTGGTATCGCCTTAGATCCAGTGCATCGTAGTCCATTACCCGATCCGGGTGATTGGCATTTGCTGCCAGATCTGATTACGGCTGATCAAATTCATACTGTGAATCCTCAGCGTTTTGAGATGCATCAGCTCGATGGAATCCTTTCCATCGATAATGATCGGCAGGAAATCCTGGGATATCGGCATCTGGTAGACAACCCTTTTGCTTCTGAGGTCAATGCCAATACTGTCGGTCAGGGAACCATCCAGGCTGGGCCACGCTGGACTGAAGTGGCGGCTCAGGTGAGTGCGTATTATCTCAAACGTCTCGATTTTGGAGGCATGGGGATCAATTTCGGTATCGGTGGAATCTATGGCCTCGAGTTTCACCACGCAGCACTGAACGGTCACCGATTATACGTGCTTTCGCGAGCGATCAGTGTGGATGCTCCAGTTTCGGCCCGCATGGAATTTGAAGGCTACGTCGATTCGACCCCATTCTTCAGCGGTGAAATTCTTCTGATGCCGCTGAAGTGCCTCGATCGCAGTGCAGGACGTTCTACCTGATTCCACTGGGCTGTCCGACCATCCGTGCAGGATCTGGTCTTCTCAACAAGTGGGAATCCAACAGTCGCGTTAGGACGAAATCGCTAGATTTACAGAAGAGCGTGGGCTCTCGGCGCGGCCAAAGAGCCCACGCAGCGACTGCCCCCAGGGGGGCGGCAAGTCGCAGTATCCTTGCTTGCTGCTGACGTCTCACGATGTGTGAGACAAGGACTCATGAAAACGTAGCTTTCTTCAAGTGAAGGTCAAAAGATAACCCGAGCTTCAGATCGAGAATTCTGCAATTGCTGAATGTTGAATCAAAAATACAACATGGGCTGTTGACGTTAATTGACGATTGTGGAAGTCCTGCAACAGATCTCTTGAGTGCAGCCTCATCCGAGAGAGTGACATGTGAGCGTTTCTCGGAGGGCTGGCCTATGGGAGTGAGTGTTCGCCTCACTTACGCACGAGCGCCGATTATCTCGCAGGCGCAAGAGATCAGAAGCGAGTTGCGATGAGGTCAATCATTAATCAATCGTGCAGTGCGTTTGAACACGCCCTCATACCGGCCTTCTCCCGTCGGAACGGGAGAAGGGGTGAAATGCGCCCCCCACGTTTCCTGGGCAAGCAGGGATGGCTCAATCCCGGGGTGGTGTTCCCAGAAATCGCCGCCAGCGCCTTTCGGCAGATTTCGTATTATGAACTGCCGGTGTGGGATCATCCTTCTGAGCCGAATTGGGTCTGTCCCGCATAACTTCCTGCTGCTGACGAACCTTTGCCTGATCGCGTGCACAGCGGGCTCGCTCCAGCGAAAGTTCGACTTCAGCCAGGCGTAAATGTTCTTCCAGGCGAACCTGTAATGAACGCAATTCATCGACAAGTTCTGCCGGTGCATGTTCCAGAGCGGCCCAGTTGGGAGGGCCACCAGAAATTTCGCGGGCTCTTAATCGCCGAATCAGCCAACTGATGTAAGCATCTCGCTGATTAATGGCTGTTTCAAATTCCTGTTGCTGGCAATCTTCGATGTTAAAAGGGAGTGGGACTTCTGGTTCGGTGAAATCGGTCTCGACCAGCGATTCGACACCCGACCCACTAGTTCCTTCTTCGAAAGTATCAGGTGGCTCATCGACAGAGAGCATCTGCGATTTAAGGCTCTCCCAGAGAACACTATTACCTTCAGATGAGGATTCGTGATGAGCACTTTGTTCATTAGCCAGCAGCGAATCTAAAGTCTGGTCAACTGCTGCATTGAGCGATGACAACTGAGAGGTTGACCCCAAATAGAAGGCATTTTGGCTTTTCAGTTGTTCAAATTGATCGGACAGATAATCCCGAATGTCTGCGAGGCGAGAATCCAGTTGTCCCAGCAACACAGCAGGTTGCATGGCATCCCACTGTTCAAGAAACCTTTGCATATCTGCTGTTAATGTGGCATGTCGATCAACACTGGCACCAAATGATGAGCTGACAACCTTCCGATCTGCCCCGGTCCGATGCAGTCGATCAAGCTGTTCAGCCGCTTGTTCCAGCCGTTCAGTGAGTGCCTGGATCAGGTTGTTCTTGTTTTCCAGCTCGATTTCAAGGGATTGAATTCGCGAAAGGGCAGCAGCTTTGAAGTGCTCGTTCGCGCGTTGCTGCTCCTCGAGGATTGACCGTTCTTTCCTATGACGTCCATGCTCAGTGGCAGCACCCCGATGGGAAGGATTTGCAACCGATGCTGGATGCATGCGCTGCTTTGAGTTCCGGAGTTCTGAGCTGATTTTTGGAGACGCGATCTGGCCTTCCGGGAGGTGATCCATCGAGGAAAGGTTAATGTCCTCACTCCAGGTCTGCTCAAAAGAGTGATCATTCAAAGGGGAATTGGCTGTTCGTGCGCTGATCAGATCCTGGAAGTCTTGTGCAGAGATCTCTGCCGTCTCAGGTGACCTTTCCCAATTCGCGGGAAGACCGGAAAAATGCTGCCCGGTACTGGGCATCTCTGTCGATTGAGTGTCGGTCGGATCGACAGAGTCTGCTGATGAATCCATCGCAAATAGAGAGCTCTCAACTTGCTCGATATTTTCGAACAGTCGGTCTTCATCGACTGGAAGTTCTGATTCATTCCGCATGACATGCCTGTCGTGTTGTGCGCTGCGCTAGCCTGTTGAGCAGCGAACAAATCTTTGAATGTTCTCACACGCTGTGCCGAGAACTTCGTTCATCGCCTTTCGAGAAACAACTTTCGTTGTCAGAAAAATCTCTGATCAAATTGGTGAAATCGAATTCACACGAGCCGAATTGATCTTTGATACGTTTCAATGAGTCTTCGGATCAAGAATCAATCACGATCACAGGACAGATTCGACAGCCTCTGTTTTCACCACAGCCTGTGATTGGTCCTCCAGCGGGTTGCTTCCTCACTGGGAAACATAGCACACGATTCCGCAGCTCAATCGAGGCTGGAATTCGCGACTGCTTGAATTACAGCAAGCACTGGACGGTGCAATCCATGCAACCGTTAAAACTGCATTGTAAAACGACACTGGGCGATGAGTCGAAAGTGCTCGGAAGTACCGTTAGACCGGTTCAAGATCCCTGGAAAATTCAGGCTTGTTGCTAAGGAGAGTGATACTTGTAGGAGCCATCGGGATGGGGCACCTGTATTCTGCCTTGCCATGCGCATGCCAAGCACTGGATTAGCACCGGCGCACTCTGTCAGAACATGCCGGCCGCTCGTGGCGTCGGTCCTGATTCAACTCCTTCAACAGAGGGTTCGCAATATGGAGCTGAAGAAAACTCACTCGGCAATAACTTCAGAGTTCTCGGCACGGAATCGATAACCAACTCCACGCACTGTCTCCACAATATCTGC from Planctopirus ephydatiae encodes:
- a CDS encoding glycosyltransferase, encoding MYYIAGGLLLLSMAMVLIHMVIAYRVLKSLSHCPQPPYPDEKCPKAMVVMCLRGSDPFLEATLRSIFAQDYPHYVVKLIVDSVHDTAWGIVHRIKEELHASHVTIQPHLKRRAGCSLKCGSQIEALETIDPSIEILAFLDADTVPHATWLRELAAALNQPGVGAATGGRWYAPEAATPGAVMRYLWNVAAQALMTELHIAWGGTLAFRREIFDQLKLADRWSKAICEDTMTQDALREMNLKVQFVPTLMMVNREDISVNSFRRWVTRQLLNTRLYHSNWWFILLHGLSVFVVVEGSLIFSLVAALRGYGNEALLAIGAAVLFQSTLCLLLFLLERAVLNLSSPRRRLWGAWWVWALIPVWMVFVQTMNLWCVLQAQFTRRIEWRGVTYEVLSPFHIRIVEETEVIVSATQSI
- a CDS encoding DUF1559 domain-containing protein; protein product: MLLTFMCATSPAAKSRRGFTLIELLVVISIIAVLIALLLPAVQQAREAARRTQCRNHLKQLGLAIHNYHDASRMLPPRQTGPGTPALSASTGANRWSGFVALLPFIDQAPLFSQIQSVNQVPWGGNAVWQAKIPSLVCPSDSTGIDPSGSPNQQGYLNYVFSAGDTLSSSGSNSTSTTPVIVGSRGGFGSLKCYRLADITDGSSNTIAMSEGVRPTRIREIGIRTELADGTNPTSCQIQLPSGSREYSTVIPVYLGDTAFGYRWADGAAYFTSFSTILPPNSASCFVTAPDHWGTGFFSASSRHTGGVHVLMLDGSVRFVSDNIDTGTLSSQPPQPDTGTASPYGVWGRLGSRSGGEVIGEF
- a CDS encoding class I mannose-6-phosphate isomerase gives rise to the protein METEIETSQFLTVDDRLGRLIPLESSELTGSGETLSEVMGSIRPLAFEPELVPKVWGGYRLLEHAARRQKTSDYSSLVSGNEICRIGESWEISGVEGKSSRLKMVSQHPSENGQQEIWTLQQLWQKFGASLAGSSFVTQPSDEQPPEFPWLVKHLECNDWLSLQVHPAVIPGCDSGGLTGTTQLRLFNPESASKTETSKARVELPDEFPGKNGKFEFWLVVETAIDSEVIVGPVREDQREELAKQVEAGAREYELLEAGLLTRLPVEAGQWAILPPGSVHTARGVTILEVQTPVDVTYRIDDYGRRGSDGELRTLHPREAARAIRSGTGLPQVSHSLLWGSNSKSHVDQSTQHKQSSRLIRHITAPQDPFQIRFQKLGNDLQILNLEEMTVLCVIDGELELIWKHGTELLEPRDVRLLPVDLREVSLRSKGESVSILLLTSSSSFGGNSPSSVPR